In Streptococcus respiraculi, one DNA window encodes the following:
- the adhP gene encoding alcohol dehydrogenase AdhP — translation MKAVVVNSESTGVEVVEKELRPLETGEALVEIEYCGVCHTDLHVAHGDFGQVPGRILGHEGIGIVKEIAPDVKSLKVGDRVSVAWFFEGCGACEYCNTGRETLCRTVKNAGYSVDGGMAEQCIVTADYAVKVPENLDPAQASSITCAGVTTYKAIKEAQLKPGQWIALFGAGGLGNLAVQYAKKVFNAHVIAIDINNDKLELAKQVGADIVINGHEVEDVAGLIQEKTGGAHSAVVTAVSKVAFNQAVDSVRAGGRVVAVGLPSEMMDLSIVKTVLDGIQVVGSLVGTRKDLEEAFQFGAEGLVVPVVQTRSVEDAPAVFDEMAAGTIQGRMVLDFTH, via the coding sequence ATGAAAGCTGTTGTTGTAAATTCTGAATCTACTGGTGTAGAAGTAGTCGAAAAAGAGCTACGTCCGCTTGAAACAGGGGAAGCTCTCGTTGAAATTGAGTATTGTGGTGTCTGCCATACAGACCTACACGTAGCTCATGGTGATTTCGGTCAGGTTCCTGGTCGTATCCTTGGACATGAAGGAATTGGGATTGTCAAAGAAATCGCCCCAGATGTAAAAAGTTTGAAAGTCGGCGATCGTGTCAGTGTAGCTTGGTTCTTCGAAGGCTGTGGCGCTTGTGAATACTGCAATACAGGTCGTGAAACACTCTGCCGTACGGTAAAAAATGCTGGTTACTCTGTTGATGGAGGAATGGCAGAGCAATGTATTGTAACTGCCGACTATGCTGTCAAAGTTCCTGAAAATCTTGACCCAGCACAGGCTAGTTCCATTACTTGTGCCGGTGTAACTACTTACAAAGCTATCAAAGAAGCTCAGCTAAAACCAGGTCAATGGATTGCCCTTTTTGGTGCTGGTGGACTTGGAAACTTGGCTGTTCAGTATGCAAAGAAAGTCTTCAATGCCCATGTTATTGCTATTGATATCAATAATGATAAATTGGAATTAGCCAAACAGGTTGGTGCCGATATTGTCATCAATGGACATGAGGTGGAAGATGTAGCTGGTCTGATTCAAGAAAAAACTGGTGGTGCGCACTCTGCTGTTGTAACAGCTGTCTCAAAAGTTGCCTTTAACCAAGCAGTAGACAGTGTCCGTGCTGGTGGTCGTGTCGTTGCCGTCGGTCTTCCTTCTGAAATGATGGACCTCAGCATTGTCAAGACCGTTCTTGATGGTATTCAAGTGGTCGGTTCTCTAGTAGGAACTCGCAAAGATCTTGAAGAAGCCTTTCAATTTGGAGCTGAAGGCTTAGTAGTACCAGTTGTGCAAACTCGTTCAGTAGAGGATGCTCCTGCTGTATTTGACGAAATGGCTGCTGGAACCATTCAAGGACGTATGGTACTTGATTTTACCCATTAA
- a CDS encoding nuclear transport factor 2 family protein, translating into MEVTSFVHAVLTQDEGKLRTFFAENAVIRWPCTNECFSVDEYLRANCDYPGDWDGEIERIEEAGDTIIVVLRVFPVDKCFSVHAVSFIKTQENVIVELDEYWADDGDIPDWRKAMGIGRPIM; encoded by the coding sequence ATGGAGGTTACATCATTTGTACATGCTGTCTTGACGCAGGATGAAGGAAAGCTGAGAACCTTTTTTGCCGAGAATGCCGTGATTCGCTGGCCCTGCACCAATGAGTGCTTTTCTGTAGACGAGTATCTTCGAGCCAATTGTGACTATCCTGGAGATTGGGATGGGGAGATTGAGCGTATAGAGGAAGCAGGAGATACTATCATTGTGGTGCTCCGAGTCTTTCCTGTGGATAAATGCTTTTCTGTTCATGCTGTTAGCTTTATCAAAACGCAAGAGAACGTGATTGTGGAGTTAGACGAATACTGGGCAGACGATGGAGACATTCCTGACTGGAGAAAAGCGATGGGGATTGGCAGACCAATTATGTAG
- a CDS encoding TetR/AcrR family transcriptional regulator encodes MARPRKTEYANRAVVKIENAFWKLLETEKYTDITVLRIVQDSGVNRNSFYYHYKGMDDLAYQAFKNNTRNDASRMMISSILTVLTLQDDEKNSDIDMSILPNSRRIMLCARSESTYLKQLVNDFLKEIWLDSFSINEECLTTEEKLQLDFIFAGIVTTLGSQEIENNPLLMLKLVLSEIGKSMLLTMKKISVAQNNRFLETKQNLQG; translated from the coding sequence ATGGCGCGTCCAAGGAAAACGGAATATGCTAATAGGGCTGTAGTAAAAATAGAAAATGCTTTTTGGAAACTTTTAGAGACGGAGAAATATACGGATATTACTGTTCTTAGGATTGTTCAAGATTCTGGGGTTAATCGTAATTCTTTTTATTATCATTATAAAGGTATGGATGATTTGGCTTATCAAGCTTTTAAGAATAATACAAGGAACGATGCCTCGAGAATGATGATTTCGTCAATTTTAACTGTCTTAACATTGCAAGATGATGAAAAAAATTCAGATATTGATATGTCTATTTTACCAAATTCGAGGCGTATCATGTTGTGTGCTAGAAGTGAGTCAACATACCTGAAACAACTGGTGAATGACTTTTTAAAGGAGATATGGTTAGATTCTTTTTCGATTAATGAAGAGTGTTTGACAACAGAGGAGAAATTACAACTTGATTTTATTTTTGCAGGGATTGTAACTACTCTGGGAAGTCAAGAGATTGAGAATAATCCGCTTTTGATGTTAAAACTTGTGTTGTCAGAAATAGGAAAATCGATGCTTTTAACGATGAAGAAGATATCAGTAGCGCAAAATAATCGTTTTCTAGAAACTAAGCAGAATTTACAGGGATGA
- a CDS encoding DUF3114 domain-containing protein, protein MWHILAKGNWSFSQKGLAERYRIAEQVLALKEQGWSDETLERTVERQLDLGDSRIGSSLFRELWWLEKMSKTPRQLLQVLVTIVGMPEDVSGELVENQAFVARFHPDLAPHDPFWWELSDVVNQAFPKDTMAEKDLLARQLHQLRYVISSQQAEYVRKHFKEADETDSQALARYLRKTYPWWCWKKDYTIGTSARLHNKLRFEKGQKFYPSGYPSFNIKILLHFHTEFILDSRGNFLNEMDAQEVTEIGIVNGASFNYGKAGKRHWDLDVDTVGPHDPAFRNRATKGFRAPNRSGKTEADYERSYFNSQGLYAENGLSNYQQTKRVVRDFKRLR, encoded by the coding sequence ATGTGGCACATTCTAGCAAAAGGCAACTGGTCTTTTAGCCAAAAAGGACTAGCAGAACGCTATCGTATAGCGGAACAAGTGCTTGCATTAAAAGAGCAAGGCTGGTCAGATGAGACACTAGAAAGGACAGTAGAGCGACAGCTAGACTTGGGTGATAGTCGGATTGGCTCCAGCTTATTTCGTGAGCTTTGGTGGCTGGAAAAAATGTCCAAAACGCCGCGTCAGCTCTTGCAAGTTTTAGTTACAATTGTAGGCATGCCAGAGGATGTCTCGGGAGAATTAGTAGAAAATCAGGCATTCGTTGCACGGTTTCACCCAGATCTTGCACCACATGATCCTTTCTGGTGGGAACTTTCTGATGTTGTTAATCAAGCCTTTCCAAAGGACACTATGGCAGAAAAAGACTTGCTGGCACGGCAACTCCACCAGCTGCGCTACGTCATCTCTAGCCAGCAGGCAGAGTATGTCCGCAAGCATTTTAAAGAAGCTGATGAGACAGACAGTCAGGCACTTGCTCGTTATCTAAGGAAAACCTATCCTTGGTGGTGCTGGAAAAAAGACTATACAATTGGCACTTCAGCCCGTCTTCATAACAAGCTTAGGTTTGAAAAGGGGCAAAAATTCTATCCGTCAGGCTATCCGTCTTTTAATATCAAAATTTTGCTTCATTTTCATACGGAATTTATCCTCGACAGTCGGGGCAATTTTCTCAATGAAATGGATGCTCAAGAAGTTACTGAAATTGGCATTGTCAATGGAGCGAGCTTTAACTATGGCAAAGCAGGCAAACGCCACTGGGACTTGGATGTAGATACCGTTGGTCCGCATGATCCTGCCTTTCGCAACCGAGCGACTAAGGGGTTTCGAGCTCCAAATCGCAGTGGCAAGACAGAAGCGGATTATGAGCGCAGCTATTTTAACTCGCAGGGACTGTATGCCGAAAACGGTTTGTCCAATTACCAACAGACCAAGCGAGTGGTGCGGGACTTTAAGCGCCTGCGGTAG
- a CDS encoding HXXEE domain-containing protein encodes MKKMINNWYNISIYLAGLTALLAVFVPVTEVQKCLLASICILFLHFFEEFGYPGGFPLLGVKLLLGTNEMDKTKWDCNNLSSMFGNWTFLILVYVFPLLLPNVRFLTLSAMLFLLMEVIMHSIFNLRLKSIYNAGLITAILGLGPIGMYYFINVFDSKMYIWYDYALAVLWFIIVFIFCFRSKIYWGLGKKDGYVLTDQTAFGINHLTKN; translated from the coding sequence ATGAAAAAAATGATAAATAATTGGTATAACATTTCTATCTATCTCGCTGGTCTAACTGCTCTGCTTGCAGTCTTTGTACCAGTAACCGAGGTGCAAAAATGTCTTTTGGCTTCCATTTGTATTTTGTTTCTACATTTTTTCGAGGAATTCGGTTATCCAGGAGGATTTCCTCTACTCGGAGTAAAACTACTTCTCGGCACCAATGAGATGGATAAAACCAAGTGGGATTGCAACAATCTCAGTTCTATGTTTGGAAACTGGACATTCCTAATTTTAGTTTATGTATTCCCACTTTTACTACCTAATGTGCGTTTTCTAACATTATCTGCCATGTTGTTTCTGTTAATGGAAGTCATTATGCATTCAATATTTAATTTAAGGTTAAAAAGCATTTACAATGCCGGCTTAATTACCGCAATTTTAGGACTAGGTCCTATTGGCATGTACTATTTCATCAATGTATTTGATAGCAAAATGTATATCTGGTATGACTATGCTCTTGCCGTACTTTGGTTCATTATCGTATTTATATTCTGTTTTCGCTCTAAAATCTATTGGGGACTTGGCAAGAAAGATGGATATGTACTTACTGATCAAACAGCATTTGGTATAAATCATTTAACAAAAAACTAA
- the thrS gene encoding threonine--tRNA ligase, giving the protein MIKITFPDGAVREFESGVTTFEIAQSISNSLAKKALAGKFNGKLIDTTRAIVEDGSLEIVTPDHEDALDILRHSAAHLFAQAARRHFPDIHLGVGPAIQDGFYYDTDNEAGQISNEDLAVIEDEMRKIVKENFPSIREEVSKDEAREIFKNDPYKLELIEEHSEDEGGLTIYRQGEYVDLCRGPHVPSTGRIQVFQLLNVAGAYWRGNSDNAMMQRVYGTAWFDKKDLKNYIQMREEAKERDHRKLGKELDLFMISQEVGQGLPFWLPNGATIRRTLERYITDKELASGYQHVYTPPLASVELYKTSGHWEHYQEDMFPPMDMGDGEEFVLRPMNCPHHIQVYKNHVRSYRELPVRIAELGMMHRYEKSGALSGLQRVREMTLNDGHIFVAPEQIQEEFKRALQLIIDVYEDFNLTDYRFRLSYRDPEDKHKYYDNDEMWENAQAMLKGAMDDMGLNYFEAEGEAAFYGPKLDIQVKTALGNEETLSTIQLDFLLPERFDLHYIGADGEEHRPVMIHRGVISTMERFTAILIETYKGAFPTWLAPTQVTLIPVSNEKHVDYAWEVAKELQNRGVRAVVDERNEKMQYKIRQSQTGKIPYQLIVGDKEMEDRAVNVRRYGHKETQTVSLTDFTEQILADIANYSRAKKDA; this is encoded by the coding sequence ATGATTAAGATTACATTTCCAGATGGCGCTGTGCGCGAATTTGAGTCTGGTGTTACAACCTTTGAGATTGCACAATCAATTAGCAATTCTCTAGCTAAAAAGGCGCTCGCTGGTAAATTCAATGGCAAATTGATCGATACCACTCGTGCGATTGTTGAAGATGGTTCGCTTGAAATCGTCACTCCAGACCACGAAGATGCGCTTGATATCTTGCGCCACTCAGCTGCCCACTTGTTTGCACAAGCGGCTCGCCGCCATTTCCCAGACATTCACTTGGGAGTTGGTCCTGCGATTCAAGACGGTTTCTACTATGATACTGACAATGAAGCGGGTCAGATTTCAAATGAAGATTTGGCAGTTATTGAAGACGAGATGAGAAAAATCGTCAAAGAGAATTTCCCAAGCATCCGTGAGGAAGTGTCAAAAGATGAAGCGCGTGAGATTTTCAAAAACGATCCTTACAAATTGGAGTTGATTGAGGAGCATTCTGAGGACGAGGGTGGCTTGACCATTTACCGTCAGGGCGAATATGTGGATCTTTGCCGAGGCCCTCATGTGCCGTCAACTGGTCGCATTCAGGTCTTCCAATTGCTCAACGTGGCAGGGGCTTACTGGCGTGGAAATAGCGACAATGCCATGATGCAACGGGTCTATGGTACGGCTTGGTTTGATAAAAAAGATTTGAAAAACTACATTCAAATGCGGGAAGAAGCCAAAGAACGTGACCACAGAAAGCTTGGTAAAGAGCTTGATTTGTTCATGATTAGCCAAGAAGTAGGACAGGGGCTGCCATTCTGGTTGCCAAATGGAGCGACAATCCGCCGTACCTTGGAGCGCTACATCACTGATAAGGAATTGGCGTCTGGCTACCAACACGTCTACACTCCACCGCTTGCTTCTGTTGAGCTTTACAAGACTTCCGGTCACTGGGAGCATTACCAAGAAGACATGTTCCCACCGATGGACATGGGAGACGGGGAAGAATTTGTTCTACGTCCAATGAACTGTCCGCACCATATCCAAGTCTACAAAAACCACGTGCGTTCGTACCGCGAATTGCCGGTTCGTATCGCTGAGCTCGGTATGATGCACCGTTATGAAAAATCAGGCGCACTTTCAGGGCTCCAACGTGTGCGTGAAATGACCTTGAATGACGGACATATCTTCGTTGCACCAGAGCAAATCCAAGAGGAGTTCAAACGGGCTCTTCAGTTGATTATCGATGTCTATGAAGATTTCAACTTGACTGACTATCGCTTCCGCCTGTCTTATCGTGATCCAGAAGATAAGCATAAATATTATGACAATGACGAGATGTGGGAAAATGCTCAAGCTATGCTGAAAGGTGCTATGGACGACATGGGCTTGAATTACTTTGAAGCAGAGGGAGAAGCTGCCTTCTACGGTCCAAAACTGGATATTCAAGTAAAAACAGCCCTTGGAAATGAAGAAACATTGTCAACTATTCAGCTTGACTTCTTGCTTCCAGAGCGCTTTGACCTCCACTATATCGGAGCAGATGGGGAAGAGCACCGTCCAGTCATGATTCACCGTGGAGTGATTTCAACCATGGAGCGCTTTACGGCTATCCTGATTGAAACGTACAAAGGAGCATTTCCAACATGGCTTGCCCCAACTCAGGTAACCCTTATCCCCGTTTCAAATGAAAAACACGTGGACTATGCCTGGGAAGTTGCAAAAGAATTGCAAAACCGTGGAGTACGTGCCGTTGTTGATGAGCGCAATGAAAAAATGCAGTACAAGATTCGCCAAAGTCAAACAGGTAAAATTCCATATCAATTAATCGTCGGAGACAAGGAAATGGAAGACCGAGCGGTTAACGTTCGTCGCTATGGACACAAGGAAACACAGACCGTTAGCCTTACTGATTTTACCGAGCAAATCCTTGCTGACATCGCAAACTACTCTCGTGCGAAAAAAGACGCTTAG